The Punica granatum isolate Tunisia-2019 chromosome 4, ASM765513v2, whole genome shotgun sequence sequence GTCTCTTCCCACCGCTCAAGTTATCTCCTTGCCGCTGAGGTATGTTGGACATCGTAGTTGGGGAGAACGGGTCATAAACTTGAGGCTCTCTAGCACCAGGCCCAGGTCTGCCGAAGGGGAGATTGCGATTGAACTGCTGGATTGGAGGCAAAAGCATGTCAGCCCGATTCATTGGCGAGCGGAAGATTCCTCGAGTTTCCATCAGATTGCCTGGCCCTGAAGGAAAAGCAGGACCAAGATTTGGCGATCTGACAGCGGGCCCGTAATTCATCTCTCCCATCGCAGGGACCCTATTAGGGAATGGGAATCTACCCGGAATTGGTGGCCTGGGGAATTCTGGGCGAGGTTGGAAATCAGGCACTGGTGATGAACGAAACGATGGAGCTTGAGGTGCTGCATTAGGAGGCAAATACCTCGGCATTTGAGGGCGGTGATGATGTTGAAAAGTGAAGTCACCGAAATTCGGGTTTTGGGGTGCTGCCACTGATGATGATCTCATGGGAGGGAAATTGGGGCCTGGGCTCGACTCAAAAGGGGGTAGAGGTGGTCTAGATGGAAGTTGCGAAGGACTGAGTCCTAGGGAAGAGTTTAGAGGGTTCCCTCGATGAGTAGGCATTCCTTGAGGGCTGTTGTTTATTGGTATGGGCAGAGAAGTTGAGGACGCAGCAGAGGGAAAATTAGGAGGGATGGGACGATTTAGAGGTCCACCTGGTGAGATCAGAGTGGGCGACCCAGATGCAAAGCTTAGAGATGATGGGTTTGTATTGGCCATTGATGTGTTTGAGATTGGTCCCGTGGAAGCAATGTTTGGTTGCGGAAACATGGGATGAGGTCCCTGAGCCATAGACGGTCTTGCAACCGAAGGAAATGGAGCTGTGGAAGACTGCAGAACTGGTAAGACATGATTTCCTGGAGGAAGACGAATATCTGGAGGATGAGGATGATTCATGTAAGGATTTTGCATAAACTGAGATGATTGGTTAGGGGGGAGTAAGTTTGTGCCAGCTAGAGCTGGCTGAGAACCAAACGGCAAAGTCAAGTTCGGACGACTTGAAGGTGGGGAAGGTTGGTGCAGAAGATTATTGGCTAGTGCGGAAGAATTCGGAGGATTAAAGATAGAAGGTGAAGGCATTGAAGCCCAGGGACTGGAGAACTGGAAATGACCCTCAGATGGAGCTCGAGAACTTCCCATGAATGGTTCCCCTGCTCCCTGAGGAGCCAAACCCACAGGGATAGATGCATGCTGTTCGCTAAGAATGTTTTGATTGTCAGCACCAGTAGCAGTAGAGAGAGCAGAAGCAGTGGCCAAATTGCCCTGATACGAAAACGAGAGGATGCTTTAGAGTCTAGATTGAAGGATCcagaaaaaaagattatttgATAATCTTCTGATGAATTCGTAAACTGAGCTTACTGATACAGAGGTCACTAGCAGCTCTATGACGGAAACTGCTGCATCAACTTTGTCATACATGTCGGCAGAGACATGAATGTAGATCTCTTCATAAGATCCCTGAAAATCATTTCCGTCTACTGGAATGATTTCAGCCTGCGACAAACGAATAAAATCGGTCAACACTATTTCATATAAGTATTAAACTAAGGCAATCTGAAGCAAAGAGCAGTAAGCATTTGTCTAAAGAACAAATGCGCGTGAGCCGTAAGAGTACCTTATCCTTCCCTGCTTTAATGCCATAAACTTGCAATTTGGCTCCTGTTTCCTGGATTACATACCAATTTTGTCATCCAAGTCATAGACTACTCAAGAGTATTCAATAGTATCAGATGGTAGCAAGATAAATTTTTACCTTTTCAAGTCTCTTCCGATTATCTCCTCCAGGTCCGAAAATCAAGCCGATGAAATTGTATCCAGGAAATTCCTTAACCTGGGAAGCATTTACTTTGAGAATGTTCTAATATTTTATGATTGTAATTGCGTGACCAGACAAATATAATTGAAGAACCTGAATTTACCGGAATTGGAACTCTGTCCTCTTTCAGCAAGGGTTTATAATCAGGTGGGGCCTTGTAATTTGCATTTAACTTCAGAATCTCACCtgcaaataaagaaatatagTCATTCCATGCATAAtttagaaaacaaaaatagatCAAAAAAGCTCCCAGCAGTACCTATAGCCTCCCGCCTTTCAAGTTCCAACTGTTTTGACTTCTGTATCAAAGATAGGAGGAAGAATGCAGGTTAGGCTTACTGAACGGGAAAATTCGAAAAGTTAAGAAGCAATCATTCAAAATGGCAGTATTGATAGATATGTACCTCACGGTCAAGGACATGACCGGAAGATTTTCCCTTCAGCTGCTCCGATACTGATGGGGAGTCCAAACTCTCACACAACTCTAGAATTCCTGATCTAAGCTGCTGTGTTATTTGGTCCACCCGAGTCTGCTCAAAATTTGTACCACCACACAGGCAGTAATATCACTTAGTGGCACCTGGAATGGGAAGCTTCCATGTGTACCATTCACATGGATAATGCTTAACATTCAGCACCAATTAGGAAAAGGCACTGTCAAAGCTGCCACTGAAGCAGCAATATACGCCCTTCCACAAACTGGGATTACCAGATAACTCAACTAACAAATTACTTGGAATTATTAAGTTAACAATGAGAAGACATAAGAATTACCTGAAGAGCCAAGGCTCTTCCTTTTTTGACAGTGGCATCTTGGGTCAGGTCAGGGCCCCACTTTGTTTTCCTCTGGGACTGCTTGGGACTTTCTTCTTTGGCCGTATCACCGCCAATCagctttttatttctttgaaaaataGGAACCAGTGAACCTGATAATTTATTCTTTGGTATAACAAATCCAGACTTTGCAGCAAACAAGGAGACCTTCGGGGTGCTTGTTGATGTCACCAATGAAGCAGTGGCTTCAGACATCTTAGTTCTGGGAGGTTCAGCAATAGATGTATACTCAACCTTTGTACTCATTATTGTTTCAAGTCATTACCTGCAGCCACAGTTCAAAGCATAGCTACTTGAAGacctttatttattattttatttttttgagggAATGGCAAATAACATAAAAGCACCAAGCAGGTGCAAACAAGCAGGCACTGAGTAAAAACAATATGTACAGAAAAGCGTGTATCAAGAACAAGGCAGATTGTCTACACACCCAAAGTATTATCAAGAATCCTGAATCTACCAAAAGTATTGTATTTCTAATCTAAGTAGCTGCCGAAGACTTTCTTTCTACTACAAATTATTCATGGAAAACACTGAAAGATGTGATTAGGTTACTGTCAAAATTTGACAGAAGAGTGAGGATTTTCCATGTCCATAGCATTGAACAGAGGGTGAAAAGGACCAAAGGTAGAAGGCAGCTCCTCAACAACATCCTCCCCAACCCCCAGCCAAGAGGGTgtcaatgaaaagaaaaaaaggaataaaaatACATGGAGCGTGCAAGGAAAGGAAAACATTGAATTTAAGTTGCAGTAGGTTCATTACCTTACTAGATCACCAGCCAACCTATACTACATCGTAGCATTGGTAATCCGTATCGACATGTTTGCTATAGCAATAAAATGCCCTCTAAACAAATTCGATTCAGCACATGAAAAGCATATCCTATCACAGACGCCACAATCTGAAATTCAAGGAAATGGAAATGCAGACTACAATCCCACATATGTCGTATACTCGATGACTAAAAGCTACACGTATCATAGAACTACCCAGAAATGCAATCGAAATGTAGTGTAACGATCGAAATAACCAGAAATGTACTGCCTGCATCAAGGCAGGGGCGGAAGCTCCTATCAAGCTATAGAAGACAAAGCTCGAACAAAACCGATCAAGACATACCAATATAGCTCAGATACTACCACAATAGATTGCCGCTTACCATTGCCCCGAGTATCAAAATCCTCGTGCTCAAACAGCCACAGTCTGGCAGTTGCTCTTATTATGCGGATTGCTCATGTTGCCTCTCCGAACTCGTTCTCTCGAGGCCCTAATGGAGGCCGGGGGAATCGTTGATATCCTCCCAATTGAAGCTTGGTGAACCCTAGCTCGGAGGAAGCGGACGAGGGGGCTACGAGAGGGGATCGGAGGATCGGGAATCGCCGGGAGAGAGAATATGACCTGGCCGCGATAGAGGACAACTGCGAGAGCGAGCAAGAATAAGTGACGACGGGGGCGTCGGCGGTGTCGACGGGGATGTCGTCGGAACCCAAGATGGCGTTAAGGGAGtgggagaggagaggaaatgCCCGAGGCAGCCGAGAGATGGATTGGAAATGGCGACTGAGAGCTACCGTAGCGATGCTAGGTTTGCAAAAAACAGATATAttgaataataatatcataataaaaCTTTTCCGGTTACAAGAGGGTGAATGTATTAgtacaagaaaaagaaattttattctAATAGTTAATAATTAAGAAGTATGGGTAGTCAGGTAACGAGTACTAAATTTAGAATTTCTTTATTATCATATGATAATATGTATCGTTACACTACAACATCTTTGATTTAGAATTTTCTATATGCACCACgttatactattttttttagttgaattaataaccaaaaaaataaaaaaaaattcacattttaacacgaatttttccttaaataaaaaTGCGCAAACTTTCAATCTTGTATCACATATAGCACGGAGTTAGTTTCTCTGTCAGTTAGACAGATTTTGCTGGCATGCACTTGACAATACCACGTGACTCGTAGTGATTAGTCGAGTGGGACCACGTAggatttttcaaataaaaacatatgcagaaaatgtaaaaaagaaaatctaaataaaaccCTAATTATGGAGGAAGAGAAAGGGGACGATGGAAGCCTCACAATAGCCACCACACACCCCAATCAAGATTCC is a genomic window containing:
- the LOC116204847 gene encoding splicing factor 1, with amino-acid sequence MSTKVEYTSIAEPPRTKMSEATASLVTSTSTPKVSLFAAKSGFVIPKNKLSGSLVPIFQRNKKLIGGDTAKEESPKQSQRKTKWGPDLTQDATVKKGRALALQTRVDQITQQLRSGILELCESLDSPSVSEQLKGKSSGHVLDREKSKQLELERREAIGEILKLNANYKAPPDYKPLLKEDRVPIPVKEFPGYNFIGLIFGPGGDNRKRLEKETGAKLQVYGIKAGKDKAEIIPVDGNDFQGSYEEIYIHVSADMYDKVDAAVSVIELLVTSVSGNLATASALSTATGADNQNILSEQHASIPVGLAPQGAGEPFMGSSRAPSEGHFQFSSPWASMPSPSIFNPPNSSALANNLLHQPSPPSSRPNLTLPFGSQPALAGTNLLPPNQSSQFMQNPYMNHPHPPDIRLPPGNHVLPVLQSSTAPFPSVARPSMAQGPHPMFPQPNIASTGPISNTSMANTNPSSLSFASGSPTLISPGGPLNRPIPPNFPSAASSTSLPIPINNSPQGMPTHRGNPLNSSLGLSPSQLPSRPPLPPFESSPGPNFPPMRSSSVAAPQNPNFGDFTFQHHHRPQMPRYLPPNAAPQAPSFRSSPVPDFQPRPEFPRPPIPGRFPFPNRVPAMGEMNYGPAVRSPNLGPAFPSGPGNLMETRGIFRSPMNRADMLLPPIQQFNRNLPFGRPGPGAREPQVYDPFSPTTMSNIPQRQGDNLSGGKRRENDPEYEDLMASVGVK